TTGGGAGATCGGCCTACGGCTCTGCAGAGcagaggggccggaggggaagTTTCGGtcgcctgtcccacagagaggcCGGTTCTCTCCCTGCCCTTGGAAAAAGTTCCCTTAAAAAGAGTCGCTGTCCTGATTTGGACTGAAAATATCTCTAGAAAAAAAGGTCTGTCAGCATCTTAAAAAATATAGCCTCACTCCTAGGCGAGTGACTCTCCTAGGGAGTGAGGGGAGCGGACACCAACCCCCAGTAAGGTAGCTTTGATGTCAGGGCATGGGAGAGGACCGGCTGAGAAAGAGGGGGTAtctctgggagagaggagagaatgatgTGGAGACGGAAAAAGAGAGCGTGGGAATGAAAGAGACTACGTCGCCACGCTCATCACAGCAATGGGGACACCGAGAGGTCCCCTTGAGGGCCAGTCCCAGTGTCAATTACAAAACTCCCGTCACCCTGGCCGCCAGAGACCCGGGAGGGTCATCGGAAGAAATGGACAGCGCGGGCCGACCCGCTCGAGGCTGCGGGGTGCGGAAACCCCAACTCGGGCTCCCGACCGGCGGCCGACCGACGAGGGGTCTCTCAAACCGGGCTCCGACCTGGAGTGGGCCCCGGCAGCGACCCCAGACCGACATCAGACCCGCTCCTCGATCTCGGGGAAGACTAGAGTCGCACGATCGATTCTGGGGAGCAAAGGGCTAAGTATCTACAAGCAGGAgtttgggggtgggcagggaagggaagatcATGAGGGTTCGCTCTAGATACTAAGTTAAAACCGTTTCCCCCGAGTGGgagaggattggggaggggaaggaaggcggGAGGCGGTGATGGGAAGGGAGCGCGGCacccggagggagggaaggaggcagggcggcggggggggggggagggggccggggcagaggtgggTGCTCGGCAGTAGGGTGTTCCaggagagaaggggctgggggcaaACGGGGATTCTGCCTCTCCGGGCAGGAAACGGTGAGTGgtggaatcctggctcttccacgtcACCTGACGTGGCTCTTCCACGTCACCTGACGGTTCCGGAAACTCAAATGCAAAAATACCTGGCGGCCAAGATGGGGCTTGGCTCCACACCTGCGACGCAAGTGCGGGGAGGGCGGGACCGGGTGGAAGGGTCCAGATGAACACCGCGTCTGACAGACCCACAGAcccggccccctccaccccccggccgACCCTGCCGTCGAGAGCAACTGAGACACCATTTGGGACGATAGTAGATTTTCGGCCTTGTACGGAGAAGCTGACCGGTTGCCGAAGACCGGGGAGAGGCCGGACGGAGCAGCTCTTCCTCCGTGGACCTCTTGACTCCTCAGGAGCGGaccgaggagggaaggggagcagagccgGGGAGATGGCGGAGGGGGAGCCGGTCTATCCTCTGGCACCCGGAGAGGGAGGCGGCGGTTGCGATGGAGAGCGCTGGGGCGGCCTCGTGTGTCTTTTCAGTCGCCGATCCCGCTTGCCGAAACGGGTAGACATGGGTTTCGGGGTCTGCTGCTGCTCCTCGGTCCCTCGCGGGGCCGTCAGATATCCATCTCGAACTGGGCGTCATCCCCTGGGTGAAGGAAAAAAGCCAAACTCAGGTGAGGGCGGAGGGAGCCGGGAGGGAACGACAGAAGAACAAGGCCACAGCCCTGCCGGCCTTAGCCAGACGCTCTCTGGCAGCCGCTCCTGCCTCTGAGGGGCTCTCCCTTCGGGTGCCAGAAAAAATCGATCAGGTTCTCCTTCGGCCGCCGACTAATCTGAGGGATCTCTCCGCTCCAGAAGGAGTAAAAAACAATTCAGAACAAATAAAAATACCCACTTTGCCTGGCGAGGGCTGAACAGTATCTGGCAGCAGTAAGGAAAGGCAGCCAAGCCACCCCATTTTGGGGTGCACTTAGGAAAAATGAGAGGTCGGACAGTTTCCCGGCGGCCACGCGGACTCGCTCCGGGAGCGTTCTCAGTCACCTCGCCCGTCGGCACACTCTTCCGAAGGCGTTGAGCTTTGGCCCTGCTCTGGCCCAACGCCGGCCGTCGAAAAACCGGCTTGGCGTTTGAGGAAGCGGAGTGCGGCCGACGGCCATAGGTGTCACCCAGTTAGGGCCGTGACTTTTCACTCAGGACCGGAGCTCAGGGGGTGGGGGATGtgcctaatactactaataataatcgcggtatctgttaagcgcttactacgtgccaggcaccgtactcaatactgggatggatacaagcaaagcgggttggatgcagttcttgtcccacgtgggcccgcagccttaatccccattttacagatgaggtaactgaggcgcagaggagttaagtgattcgcccagggtcacagagcggacgggtggcggagtcgggattaggaccccggtccttctgaccggcaggcctgtgctctacccaccaggccacgctactcctctaccaactccattataccgtactctccctagtgctcggtGAGCGCACGATAAACACCGCAGGTCGGTCGACCGGCGGATTCACTGCCCCTCCGAAGGTACGCTTTTCGGGATTAAAAAGCCGCCTCTGACGTATTTCTGATCTCCAGCAGGCTACGAGGCTGTTCTGGGGTGTTGGTCAGTTGAGAAgctcgtctcccccctcccccccctccgtcATCTTTCAACCCGTGGGGGTTCCCTTCCTCTTACCCACTGCTGGCTTCCTGTCATGACTGTTCAAGTTGTTTACTTCCACTTTGGGGTCGTCAATCAGGGCGCCGGGACTGGTGACTCCTGGGATATTGGGGAGATGGCAGGGAGGGGTCTGAGCCATGGGAGAACTGCGGCGATCCAACAGGAATTTACGGTCATAGATGATTCTGGTTCCTAAAAAGCAGGATCAAAATGGAAGTGGAGagacggcggggggtgggggagcaacaCACAAGAACCAACAGAAAACGGGGGCCGCCGCAGCATCGAGCACCGATCAGTGgtccttactgagcgcttaccgtgtgcagagcactgtacgaagcgcttgggagagtacaatgcaacagagttggcggacaccatCCCGGCCCTCgggggagcttataatctagcaagagaggggaagcatCCACGCTCGCTCGGAGCTGCACGAAGAGCTGGACGTGGCCCGGGACTCGAGGAATTTATACAtttaggaggggagggggtgctacTTCGGTCAGTCAGTCTCGTACAgagcacgcttactgtgtgcagagcaatgtacttagcgtttgggagagttcgttataacaataaaacagacacattccctgcccattacgagctcacggtctaggcggggagacggacattaatgcgAACACGCAAAAGGTGAAGACGggcaaattggattagacacagtccctgtcccacacggggctcaccgtctcaacccccatttcatTGATGAAGTAGCAggcccagagcagccaagtgactcgcccaaggtcacacagcagaccaacggctgggatcagaacccgggtccgtccgactcccgggcccgtgctctgtccatcaggccacgccgcttttcctCTACCCAATTCACAGAACCCGGAGAGACTTTTCCGTGAGGGAGGGCACCGCGCTGTCGCTGCCCGGCCCAGCGGAACGCTGGCCCTGGCCCCCGGGTGCAAAGATGACGTGCgagtttatttttaatgatgcGGGTCACCTGACTAAAGGCAGAGAGCCAAGCTCACGTCCACCCACCGGGGTAAACGAGCTGCTGCACTGCCTCCTTGCCGAAGCCATTCTGACCCGTCCCCAAGTCGCCAGGACCAAAATCCTTCGGCGTCAGCTCCTCCCGGATGCCATGGCATAATGCGCCCGACAGTCGCCGCTGCCCCTCCTTCTAACGCTGCCGCCCAGGGCTCTGGGCGGGAAAAGGGGCACAGAAGGATTCCGAGACGCTCGGGGCAGTCCAATACCAGCCTTTTTTTCATCGTACCGGTTAGGCGCCGACTACGGGTCGAACGCCGGACTGagtgcaagctaattaggtcggacacggtccctgccccgcgtggggcttgcggtctaagtaggaggaagaataggtaattaccccattttacagttgaggaactgaggcccagagaagtgacgtgacctgcccgaggtcacgcagcaagcaagtggcagagccgggattagaacccaggcaggtCCTCCGGTGGCCCTCCACTGCTAcaagtggcgggggggaggggtgtgttgggggaagatggaggggagAGCAACAATCTGGAAGCAATGGGAGATGCAGGACCCGGGGCCCAGGGCGGGCTAGAGCCATATATCCCTGGACTTTTTTGTACTGGCTACCAAAGACAGAAGCCAGGGGGCAAAGAAGGCATTTGTCCTTTGAACTGTTCAAAGGCCCCAggcaaggcagtgtggcctaatggaaggaaccagaggacctgggttctaaatctggctctgccaactgctcgctgtgtgatttggggcaagtcacgccacttctctgggcctcacttccctcaaccgtaaaatgtggttaaatatctcttctccctatttagaccgtgagcccagtgtgggatggggactgtgtccgacctaacctttacctaccccagcgcttagaacagtgcttgatacatactaagtgtctaacagataccatttaagaaaaaaaaaaaagctctttgcACCGGCTGTGGGGATACCTCACACGCCTCAGGCCTACGCCACAGTGAGACGGACAGAGTGACCCACTCCAAACGGGTCCCCGTTCCAACCGAATCCATCTGACACGCCCTTCCCAGCAGAAATTCTGCCATTTACCAGTAAAGGGTGGTAAAAGGCCAAACGAACAATATAGTTTGATTACTTTGCACTTCTGGCATGCCGGTGAACTGACCGATCCATcggtcgacggtatttactggggACGAGCAGTGTGGTAGTCctgggcctgagaagcagcacggcctagtagataaagcacagacctaggactcacaagacgtgggttctaatcccaactccgcttcCTTTTTTGGtttagtttttatggtatttcttaagctcttcctatataccaggcactaaactaagtgctggggtagggaacAGCATatcgtgttggacgcagtctaagtctccattttacagatgaggtgaatgaggcacagagaggtcaagtgacttgcccaaggtcatacagtggacaggtggcggagtcgggattagagaccgggtccttctgactcccaggcctgtgctcttatccgttaggccacgctgcctcacttgactgctgtgacacctggggcaagtcacttcactttctctgtgtctcggctacgtcatctgtaaagcgtggaataagaccatgagctccttgcggaacagggactgcgctcgccctgattaccttgtatccaccacgtgcctggcacattggagaagcagcgtggctcagtggaacgagcatgggctttggagtcagaggtcatgggttcgaatcccgcctctgccacttagctgtgtgactgtgggcaagccacttcacttctcggtgcctcagttacctcatctgtcaaatggggattaagactgtgagccccacgtgggacaacctgattcccctgtgtctaccccagcgcttagaacagtgctctgcacaaagtaagcgcttaacaaatatcaacattattaaaatatatggcttaaaaaaaaaatcagccaagtTTTTGCTTCCCCGCTCTCTTCCCACATGTTCTGAATTTAAGCCCAGGGGACCCGGGGAAGATGAAAACCCAGATAGGTTCAGAGATTTCCCAGGTAAAATTTGGGGAGGGGTTCTTCATGTCCCAGGTTATGAGATCAATCACATTGattattcacttactatgtgcagagcactgtactagagaaggagaagcagtgtggttgagtggaaagagcccgggcttgggagtcagaggtcatgggttcgaatcccggctcggccacttgtcagctgtgtgactgtgggcaagtcacttcacttctctgggcctcagtgacctcatctgtaaaatggggatgaagactgtgagccccacgtgggacaatctacgccagcgcttagaacagtgctctgcacatcgtaagcgcttaacaaataccaacattattattattactaagcacttgggagagtacacagaaatgggagagatgaaatgaaatgaaaacccGAGAGATTTTGGTTTGGGTTCTGACTGTTCTGACCGACAGGGTGATGAGACACTGTCAGAAGCTATAAGGTGTGCCTTAATAgttataggcctgggagtgagaggacctgggttctaatcctggttctgcctctagcctattttgtgtggccttgggcagatcacttcacttctctgtgttcctgGTAGATCATCAAACCTTGTTAAGacactctcccccgtttagactgtgagcccgccattgggcagggattgtctctatctcctgctggattgtccattccaagcgcttagtacagtgctctgcacatagtaagcactcaataaatactattgaatgaattccctcctTCATCTTGTTGAATGGCTTAAGCTCCCTTTGGAAAAATATACGGACAAGCGGCTCCTGACGGAACACTACAAGAAAACCGAGGGGTGCTGGATCCCCAACCATAAAAACCTCCGGGTGTCCCTGTGCCTTGGCCAGACACAGAACGCCGGGCCAGATCGACTGGACGTCTGGCCAGGAAGCGGCGTTTTTTTCCCCTCGATACCGAGGGTTGGCATTGTGTGTTTTGACCGCTGCAGTGTTAGGGGATGTCAGTCCAACAGAATGAGTCTGCTTGGAAACAGCGCGATGCGGCGGGCGTGGCGGGTGGCACTGGGATGGTGTTGGGATGAGGGCATCACCGCCAGATTTTCCAAGGATGCCAACCCCCACATCGtaggggttgggagagagaagcagtgtggttgagtggtaggagcgtgggcctgggttctaatcctgactccgccccttgtctgctctgagacccttgggctagtcgcttcacttctctgtgcctcagttccctcatctgtaaaacggggattgagactgtgagccctattgggggacacagactgtgtccaacctgattagcctgtatctacctcagcgcctagaacagtgcctggcatatagtaagcgcttaacaaataccacgtataTAGAGGACTGCAGAACTCACACCCATCCCGTGCGCTCTGTTTTTACAAATTCCCTGTCTGCAAGTTCTGCACTGCCCTAACAAACAGTTGCGCCGGCGAGTTCCGACAAGATTTCTCTCACTTCTTGGCAGTCTTGGCGGCGGGGAAGAAGCACCTAGGTATTTCTTTCGCGTGCCTCGCCGCTTTCTGCCGGCGGACCCGGGCTGCGGGTTCTGCTGGGGCCGTGAGAGGCAGGGTGTGAGGGAAGGTGTTTTTCTCAGAAGCCCCACTGGCTTTGAAGGGCTGATCAAATACATTTGGCTTCGACTGTAAATAAGCAGATGACTCAGAAGACGCGCTGGGAGCAGAAAGGACGCCCAGTTTCAGCCACTCTTCTAAAAACCCATCGAGTCCGCTTTCACGCTCCCATGCGCGGTCAGGGAAAGCCCACCTGCCTGCAGGCAAGAGGCAATTCGGTCACCCCACACCCGCTTCGGATTTCCCACCGGCCCGGCCGCCAACCGAAGCCATTCACCgctctaatgatgataatagtagccgcgtggcctagtggatacagcccaggcctgggagtcagagggtctgctgtgtgcccttgagcaagtcacttctctgggcctcagttacctcatctgcaaaacgggcattgaaactgtgagccccctgtgggacagggaccgtgtccaacctgatcacctcgaatctaccccagggccgagtacagtgtctggtacatcgGGAGCGGTtaccgaataccacagttattattacttgctattcccttactatttgccaagcattatactaaacgctggggcagatacaagatcctcAGGTCCGACAGTTCCCAAGCCAGTGGGGTGCcccgtctaagggggagggagaacgattactgagtccttactttacatatgaggaaactgaggcaattaaTGGAGCTCTTCGACACCTGACAGGGCCTGAGCCCTTTGCTGCAATCCCACGGGGCGCCTGATCatacaatcactggtatttactgagcgccggacTAAAAGCTTGCGAGAAAACAATAcgacagaggtagtagacacccgccctgcccacagatagcttacagtctagaggggaagagagacattaatataaataaattatagatttatacctaagtgttgtgggggctgaaggaggacggtggtgaatatcgagtgcttaaggggtaaaaaaaaaccagaacagCAGGAATTAGACATCGGTTTTATGGGGAGCGGGGTGGGACAAGCCTGCGTTCCTCAGCTGGATGACCTTTCAACCATGAAATCATTTACGGGAGTCTCAGGGCTAGAACTAGCCACCTGAACTGGACGCATCCAGTGCGCTCTCACCTCCCTCCTGACCCCAGGAAGGAACTGCCTTCTAATTCTAATTTCCCCCAAAGAGTCTCAAGCCAACCAAATCTCTCAGCCAGCATCGAAAGCCTTCGTTGAACGCGGATCGACGCTCttgcctgctctttccacgggacCCAAATCGGTCTCCGAGATGCGGGGGCAATTGCCGGATGAGGACGGCTTGACGGTAACTCCGCAAGAACTTGCCAGCTCCCGAATTACCAGAGAGGATCATAAAAATATAGTTCTTGGAGCAGGAGCAAAGCGAGAAAAAGGGGATCCCCTtcctatgtaatttattttattgtgtgtTTCCCCTGTCGActgtaagttagagaagcagtgtggccccgtggatggatcagaggagctgggttctaattccggctccaccacctgtctattgggtgaatttgggcaagtcagtcaatcaactgtactgaCTGAACGCTTagtgtgcgtagagcactgtacagtgggagagtaataataataataataatgatggcatttcttaagaacttactatgtgcagagcactgttctaagcgctgggggagatacagggtcatcaggttgtcccccgtgacgctcccagttaatccccattttacagatgagggaactgaggcacggagaagtgaagtgacttgtccacagtcacacagctgacaagtgacagagccggaattcgaacccatgatctctgactcccaagcccgggctctttccactgagccacgctgcttctccaacacaaGACACAACCCAAAAGTACAACacaagacacggtccctgtccacaacatgcttacagcttagacggggagacagacataaataaattatggatttgtacataagtactgtggggctggggtgcgggaggtggataaagggagcaagtcagggtgatgcaggagagggagaaaaggaaatgagggttcagtcagggaaggcctcctggaggagatgtgccatcaataaggtttTAACGGTGGGAAGAGCAACTGTCCGGCGGATATGAAGGAGGGTTTACCAGACCAGAGGCACGCTGTGAGCTAGAGGTTGGCGGCGAAAGagacgagatctaggtacagtgaataggttggcattaaaggagcgaagtgaagcaagccacttaacttctctgtgcctcagttcccttgtttgcaaaatggggattcaatatctcttctccttcctacttggactctgagccctactGGGACCTGActactatgtagagaagcagcgtggctcagtggaaagagcacgggcttgggaatcgaggtcatgagttcgaatcccggctctgccacttggcagctgtgtgactgtgggcaagtcacttcacttctctgcgcctcagttccctcatctgtaaattgggattaactgtgagcctcacgtgggtcaacctgattaccctgtatctaccccagcgcttagaacagtgctctgcacatagtaagcgcttaacaaataccaacattattatttaccttagcactcagttcagtgtttgccacatagtaagcactctttaagcatacagtaagcatagtaacaaataccgtaattactattattgttttcatGTTCCTTGAGgctagagatcacatctaccaactctgttgtattacacatttaatttcccaagtgctcagtacagtgttctgcccatagtaagcgctcaataaatgccatttattcattGACTGACTATATCTAGGTCCCACTCAAAGAAGGAGCGACGAATAGGACACCCAATTAATGACTGGGGACAAGGGAGTTTCTGGAGGGTGCAACTCACGGCTTCAAGGCTACTCAGCGCTTTCCAACTCAGGAAAGAGGGGCGTGCAgggagggagacgaggagagaggagggaaagggacagtggCTCTTtccggggagagaagggaaagggatagTAGCTCTTTCTAGAGAAAAGGGAATGGGATAGTTGGCTTTTTCCAAATAGGTATAGAGGGAGAATCCCTTTTTACTCTAGAACCTTTTCAACGgtctcagtgtggcctagtctaaagagcacgggccggagagtcagacaacctgggttctactcccagctctgccacttgtctgctgtctgacctcgggcaagtcacttctctgggcctcaggtacctcatctgtaaaatggggattaccactgggagccccatgtgggacagggaccgcctccccccctcccgattagcttgtatcagtgtatagaacagtgcttgacgcataggaagcacttaacaaatactactattattatttacttctctgtgcctcagttacctcaaaagcaaagtgaggattaggactgtgagccccacaggggacatggatTACGCCTGCCTGATTAGGCTTGCATCTTCGGCAGAGCCtgaaacctagtaagcgcttagcaaatacctttcaagaaaagaaaggagaaaagaggagaaaagaaaagaggaaaaaaaaaaaagaaggggtcTCCCGCATGAAAGGTTGGTGAACTCGGAACTAGAAATACACTTAGACGCTAAAGGAAGTGCCGAGGCAGAGGTTACGTAACTGGCCAAATCATGGTCAATCCCTGGAAACACAGAGAACTGGCCctgggccaggggtgggcggAGGCGAGAACTTCTCTTATCAGGCGGCCGCTCCTTGGCAGGGATCTTAAAACAACAAACTGGAGCTTGAATCCCGTACCACTCCATGTCATAAAACATGGGTGTGTTTGTTATGCAGTCCTGCCTGCTGACTTGAGAACTTGGCCAACACCCGTGACAGGTGACAAGGTACAGCCAGTCCTCGCAAAATCCAAAGCAACAGCGCAAGCGGAACATCCACGTTGTGTTTGTTTGGCAGATCAGGTGGCGGCTCTCTGGAACTTGAGGGGCCCACGGGAGTCTCCAAAGGGCTGctcatgatgatgaaaataattgtggtatttgttacgcccttacaaggtgtctggcactgtattaagcgccggggtagatacaaggtaatcaggttggaaaccggCCGGGTGCCCCatagggctctcggtcttcatgcCCACTTTAAAGAGGAGAGAACCGAGgcttaaagaagtgaagtgacttgcccaaggtcacccagcacacaaatggccgggcaggattagaactcaggtcctcccgactgccagacccgtgctccacccgctaggccacaccgcctctcACTAGGCCACGTCTGTCCTCCAGCTCTGCTGTCAGTCTGCCCCCAACCCTCCAGCCTGAGGAAAGAGATCTCATTATTCTTAATCTTGaccttccttttcattcattcaattgtatttactgagcgctttctgtgggcagagctctgtactaagcacttggaaaaatacagtaacaagaagacacattccttattctattttgatggtcttgatgcctgac
This portion of the Ornithorhynchus anatinus isolate Pmale09 chromosome 3, mOrnAna1.pri.v4, whole genome shotgun sequence genome encodes:
- the EIF4EBP2 gene encoding eukaryotic translation initiation factor 4E-binding protein 2 encodes the protein PGPGLGGASSRSRAIPPRAGAPGHAAAQLPHHYCTTPGGTLFSTTPGGTRIIYDRKFLLDRRSSPMAQTPPCHLPNIPGVTSPGALIDDPKVEVNNLNSHDRKPAVGDDAQFEMDI